One segment of Macrotis lagotis isolate mMagLag1 chromosome 1, bilby.v1.9.chrom.fasta, whole genome shotgun sequence DNA contains the following:
- the LOC141517308 gene encoding olfactory receptor 2D2-like, translating to MMLRLYPCIKYQLAPFKRRRNSIMNQSNHTWVTEFFLLGLSDDPQTQLLFTVLFLGVYLATVLGSLLLIYLVLTDSQLHTPMYFFLCNLSLADLGLSTVIVPQAVVHMLTKRNVISFIGCAAQIFFSIISGATQCLLLAVMSYDRYLAICDPMHYSLIMTGKICCQLALTCWISGIVTSSVDTIFTLCLPYQGDNKIAHFFCDAPILLALATGDTHKAKIAIFSMGVVILLLPVALILISYGAIIVTVISMKTTSGRLKAFFTCGSHLLVVILFYGTLIISYMTPESSREQMKRVAVFYGVINPMLNPLIYSLRNKDVMRAFRNAVNRRQS from the coding sequence ATGATGCTAAGATTATATCCCTGTATCAAGTATCAGTTGGCTCCTTTCAAAAGAAGAAGGAATTCCATCATGAACCAGAGCAACCATACCTGGGTAACAGAATTTTTTCTTCTGGGACTTTCTGATGATCCTCAGACTCAATTGCTGTTCACTGTACTGTTCTTGGGGGTCTACTTGGCTACTGTACTTGGAAGTTTACTCCTCATCTACCTAGTTCTAACTGACTCCCAACTCCATACAcccatgtactttttcctttgtaatttgtCTCTAGCTGACCTTGGCCTCTCTACTGTCATAGTTCCCCAAGCAGTAGTTCACATGTTAactaaaagaaatgttatttccTTTATTGGCTGTGCAGCTCagatatttttttccatcatttctggAGCTACACAGTGTTTACTGTTAGCTGTGATGTCCTATGATAGGTATTTGGCAATATGTGATCCCATGCATTACTCTCTCATCATGACAGGGAAGATATGTTGTCAATTGGCATTGACATGTTGGATCAGTGGCATTGTAACATCTTCAGTGGACACTATATTCACACTATGCCTCCCCTACCAAGGAGACAATAAGATTGCTCATTTTTTTTGTGATGCTCCAATTCTCTTGGCACTGGCAACTGGAGACACTCATAAAGCAAAGATAGCCATTTTCTCCATGGGTGTAGTAATTCTTCTTCTACCTGTGGCCCTGATCCTGATTTCCTATGGGGCTATTATAGTGACTGTCATCAGCATGAAGACAACCTCCGGAAGACTCAAGGCATTCTTCACCTGTGGCTCCCATCTCCTTGTGGTCATCCTCTTTTATGGGACACTAATAATATCTTATATGACACCCGAGTCCTCCAGGGAGCAGATGAAGCGGGTTGCTGTTTTCTATGGTGTCATAAACCCTATGCTTAATCCTCTCATCTACAGTCTGAGGAATAAGGATGTAATGAGGGCATTTAGGAATGCAGTCAATAGGAGGCAATCCTGA